In one Nicotiana sylvestris chromosome 8, ASM39365v2, whole genome shotgun sequence genomic region, the following are encoded:
- the LOC138875462 gene encoding uncharacterized protein, with amino-acid sequence MAIDQDVEELLIMGDSDLIICQAQGEWETRDVKLIPYRQHVEDLIRRFKSVKFRYIPRFRNELADALATLVSMLPYPGNAHIHPLEIQIWERHGYCNMVEAELNVQPWYHDIKRFLKTKEYPNQVSGDQKRTIR; translated from the coding sequence atggcaatcgaccaagatgtcgaagaattgttgatcatgggagattcagatctgatTATCTGccaagctcaaggagaatgggaaactcgagatgtcaaacttattccttacaggcaacatgtggaagatcttatcAGGCGGTTCAAGTCAGTtaagttcaggtacattcctcgtttTCGCAATGAATTAGCTGATGCGCTCGCTACTTTGGTctcgatgctgccatacccaggcaatgcccataTTCACCCGTTGGAAATCCAAATCTGGGAAAGGCACGGGTACTGTAATATGGTTGAAGCAGAACTGAATGttcaaccatggtatcatgatatcaagagatttctgaaaactaaagaatatccCAATCAAgtcagtggagaccaaaagagaactatTAGATGA